The Tamandua tetradactyla isolate mTamTet1 chromosome 5, mTamTet1.pri, whole genome shotgun sequence genome window below encodes:
- the AGTR1 gene encoding type-1 angiotensin II receptor produces the protein MILNSSAEDSIKRIQDDCPKAGRHNYIFIMIPTLYSIIFVVGIFGNSLVVIVIYFYMKLKTVASIFLLNLALADICFLLTLPLWAAYTAMGYRWPFGNYLCKIASASVSFNLYASVFLLTCLSIDRYLAIVYPMKSRLRRTMLVAKATCIVIWLLAALASLPAIIHRNVFFIENTNITVCAFHYEAQNSTLPVGLGLTKNILGFLFPFLIILTSYTLIWKTLKKAYEIQKNKPRNDDIFKIIMAIVLFFFFSWVPHQIFTFLDVLIQLGVINDCKIADVVDTAMPITICIAYFNNCLNPLFYGFLGKKFKKYFLQLLKYIPPKAKPHPSLSTKMSTLSYRPSDNVGSSTKKPVPHFDVE, from the coding sequence ATGATCCTTAACTCTTCTGCTGAAGACAGCATCAAAAGAATCCAAGATGACTGTCCTAAAGCTGGAAGACACAATTACATATTTATTATGATCCCTACTTTATACAGTATCATCTTCGTGGTGGGTATATTTGGGAACAGCCTGGTGGTGATTGTCATTTACTTTTACATGAAACTGAAGACAGTGGCCagcattttccttttgaatttagCGCTGGCTGACATCTGCTTTTTGCTGACCCTGCCGCTGTGGGCTGCCTACACTGCTATGGGATACCGCTGGCCCTTTGGCAACTACCTGTGCAAGATCGCTTCTGCCAGCGTCAGCTTCAACCTCTATGCCAGTGTGTTTCTGCTCACGTGTCTAAGCATCGATCGCTACCTGGCCATTGTCTACCCCATGAAATCCCGCCTTCGACGCACCATGCTTGTCGCCAAGGCCACCTGCATCGTTATTTGGCTGCTGGCTGCCCTGGCCAGTTTGCCAGCCATAATCCACCGGAATGTATTTTTCATCGAGAACACAAACATCACGGTGTGCGCTTTTCATTACGAGGCCCAGAATTCCACCCTCCCGGTAGGGCTGGGACTCACCAAGAATATCCTGggtttcttgtttccttttctgatcATTCTTACCAGTTATACTCTTATTTGGAAAACCTTGAAGAAGGCTTATGAAATCCAGAAGAACAAGCCAAGAAATGATGACATTTTCAAGATAATTATGGcaattgtgcttttctttttcttttcctgggtgcCCCACCAAATATTCACTTTTCTGGACGTGCTGATTCAGTTGGGCGTCATAAACGACTGTAAAATTGCAGATGTCGTTGACACCGCCATGCCTATCACCATTTGCATCGCTTATTTTAACAACTGCCTGAATCCTCTTTTTTATGGCTTTCtggggaaaaaatttaaaaaatatttcctccagCTGCTTAAATACATCCCCCCAAAGGCCAAGCCCCACCCAAGCCTATCAACAAAAATGAGCACGCTTTCCTACCGCCCCTCAGATAATGTAGGCTCGTCTACCAAGAAGCCCGTCCCCCATTTTGATGTTGAGTGA